The Sulfoacidibacillus ferrooxidans nucleotide sequence ATATCCGATACCCCTTCTACAGCGCGTTTGACTCCTTCAACGCCCTCCGTACTCCACATGACAAAGAGGACATCACGCAAAAACGTTTCTTCTTCAATCTCGCGCATACTAGGTCGTGTATAGAGGAGTTGATCTTGGCCACCGATCGCTTCAAATACCATGTACATGCGAGCACTTTTTAGCACAGTCTCCTCATGTAAACGCACACCCACCTCATAGACACGCTTGTTTTGTTTTAATGCAAGATCCACTACTTTGACCACGTAATCGTCATCGGTTACCCTTGTCTTTGGCAGCAATTCCACTCCGTGTTCTGCATGTCCACCATCTGTCATGCGCCACTCGCGAAGCGATACGATGACCACTTCGGAGATATCTGCGATTCTCTCCCCGAGTGTCTCTACATCCTCTTGTGTTGCCAACACAAGCGTCACTTCACCGGCATAGTCCCCTGTTTCAAGAACAGTAGCATCAGGAATGGTCAACAAGAGCTCGTTTTGATCAATCCGCTGTAATAATTGGGCAAATCGAGCCATAGGCATGATGCATTCTGTTGCAAAGCCGATCTGCATTTCATACACGCGACTGCCTAATTCCATGGCTTGTCTTGCGATCTCTTGAATCATCTCAGATGGCACATGCTGATTCGTAGCCATCTCTACTTCTTCTCTTGTAGCCGTAGTTGATGCAATCTCCTGCGTAGCTGTGTGCACTTGTGCGAGGCTAGTAAACGGATCCACGACGTCAGATATCGCCTCAGCACTCTCTTGACCGGTCTCTTCCACATCAGAAAGTAAGCTTTCTAATTGATCCAGACTATGAAATAACAGATCCACTAACTCAGAATCTACATGGCGTTTTCCTTGACGCACATCATCGAGCACATTCTCCGCCTTGTGTGTCACTTCTCCCATGCGCGTAAAACCCATGGTCATGGCCATGCCTTTAATGGTATGCGCCGCCCGGAAAATCGTCGCGATGGTCTCTGCGTCTTCATGCTTTTCTAAAATCAACATCCCATCCGACCATGCTTGTAGATGCTCGCGCGTTTCGTCAATAAACATCGTTAAATATTCATTCATTTTGCCAATACCTTTTGAATCGCTTCAATCAATCTTGTTTCCTGAAAAGGCTTCACCACAAAATCACTGGCACCACCTTGAATCGCCTCGATCACCATTTGTTGTTGTCCCATGGCTGAGCACATGATGACCTTGGCCTGTGCATCCTGTCCCTTAATTCTTTTCACAGCCTCAATACCATCCATTTCAGGCATCGTAATATCCATGGTCACTAGGTCCGGTTTATGCTGTTGATATAGACTAATGGCTTCTTCGCCATTTTGCGCCTCAGCAACGACTTGATGACCTCCTTTTTCCACCATTGTTTTAACCATCATGCGCATAAATGCAGCATCATCCACCACTAAAATTCGTGCCATAGATACATATCCACCCCTCTGATTGATCCTATATTCACAAAATCTTCATGCCTAAGAATCGTATGATGGTTATTAACTATCCACCAATACATACATTTGAAATTCACCATATGGTCCGAGAAATGGAACTAGAAATGCACTTGCTGTAGTACTCAATTGCGTGCTACCTTTTAGAACTACAGGTGGAGCAATCTCTACTCGCACCGTGGCCGAGATGCGAGTAGCCCAATTGCCTGATAGCATATTCCCTAATTCGCCAACAAACGAATCTAACATGTCTCCTTCAAGTTCCATCTCAAACATCTCTTTACTAAACTGTTTTGCGTATTCGTTCGAAAACATATAAATAAGCTGGCCTTTGATATCGCCGAGAAAGGAAACAAGCACACCCAAATCATGCTGTTGAAGTGGAGAAGCCACGCGACGTGCTTGTTGGCGCGTAAGTGGGACAGGAATCACTTCATTCACGGTCTCAATGGCACCATTAATTAAATGAAAAATTTGCTGATTATCCAATGACATCCTCCCAAAGTCGATCACTCTATGTCCCTATTCATCGGATGAATGCTAGGCATTCCATGCTGTAAGACATTGGATCCTTTATTTGACTGAGTATGAATGGAGAGTCCACGATGCAAGTTCTCTACACCCTAGCTACATGCGATCATGACGTGTACTACGATGGACCCCAATCGCTGGTAGCGAGGTAAAATGAATGAAATGTTGGACGTGTCCTTTTTGTTACACGATAAATTGCTCAATCATGCCCTGTAATGTTTCCGCTAAGTGGCTTAAACTTTCGGCACCTGCTGTGACTTCCTCCATAGTTGCCAGCTGCTCTTCTGCATGTGAAGCAATCTCTGACACAGTGATCGAGGTGTGCTTAGCAATGTGAGCAATCGATTTCACTGCTTCTGTTGACTCGTCGGAAAGCATGCGCAATGAATTCGCTTTTTTTCCACCTTCTTGTGCTTCATGCGCTTGTTCGTTAGCTGTTGTAGAAAATGTATGAAATGCCATGCTGGATTCTTCTACGACATTCGTACAAAGGATTACATGTTCATCCGCACTGCGCACAGCAGCTGTCGTTTTAGTGACTCGCTCATTGACTGCAAGGATGAGCGTATGAATCGATTGAGCCGCTTTTCGAGATTGATCGGCTAGTTTTCTTACCTCTTCTGCAACCACAGAGAATCCTCTGCCTGCATCACCGGCGCGTGCTGCTTCAATGGCTGCATTTAAGGCCAATAAATTCGTTTGCTCAGCAATGTCTTGAATCACATCCATGGTAGACATGATGGTACTTGCGTCTGTTTCAAGCTGAGTCATCGTGACAGCAATGGCTGCGACCTCATCGCGAATCGTTCTCATTTGGTGAGCGGCAATATCTGCATTGTGTTTACCCACATTAGCCTTATCCACATGATCGAGGGATTCTTTAGCTAGCGTGTCGGTGATCGTAGCCATCGTCACCATCTCATGAGCTGTAGCTAATGATTTTTGTAGTGCAGCTTCAGCCTGAAGTTGTTGCTCGTTGGCACCTTCAGCTACCTTTTGCACATGAATGGTTGATTCTTCTACTGCCTTTGCTGTTTCTTGAGCACTGGCTGTGAATTCTTGAGAGGAAGCCGTTAATTGCATCGCTGTATCTTGAATCCCACGGATCATTTGTCGCATCTCGCTAGCCATAGTATGTAAATTGGTGGACAGAAGCCCCAGATCATCTTTGCGTTTAAATTTCTGTGGACGATCTGAAAAGTCACCTTTCCCCATAAGATTAGCTTCTTCCGATAGATAGGCAATGGGACGTACGAGAAGACGAATGTACACGAGACTCCCTACGCTAGCAAGAACCGTTATGATGAGTAATAGTTCTGCAAGATCAGTAACCATCACAGATTCATTGATGGTCATCTGAACGAATTTTGAGATGTTGTTCTGTGCTAACGAACTAATCGTTTGTAAATCAGTTGTCAGCAAGTTGGATACATTACTATTTGTCACATACATCGTGGTTGCAGCTAAAGCATGATCGGTTTGATTGTTTTGATGAACGATATGCCAATAGTGTTCATAACCACTGGCAGCTGTCATGGCCTCATGGATGAGATGCTGTTCATTCGTTGTCAAATAGGGGAGTTCTGCCATGTCATGCAACGATTGATTCAGTTGACTTTCACCTTGTACGATTTGTTGCAATGTTTGAGTATACAGAGTTCCTGAAAACTTCGTACCCTCGAGGCCAACCAACATATTGGATTGATCATCCATATTTAAAAAACCTATAAATCCGTTATTTGAAATATTTAAGAGTTGTAGTTGTTGATTCTTTAATTTCTCAATGTTTGCTTTCGTCTCTTGACTCATGTGCAGAGTCACTGAACTCCCAATTAAAACAACAACGGCTAATAGAATCCACGCAATGGTTAATTTTCGAGCTACGGTCCACAATATTCAATCACTCCTATTCATTTTTATTACACATGCAATAAGGACGGCTATTTACTGAACGAAAAACAAAAATCATAGTATACATTATTTACTATATTTTTCACAACCTCCTTCCCTATTATATTACAAAACAATTACAAAATAATGAAGTTTTTATTATACATCATCGATTATGGCGATGCTAGTAAAATGGAGAGGATTATTTTTACGATCAATGACCGAAGGTAGACACACGCAAACAAGCAATTACTCGAGGAATGTTCATGTTCGATCGCAAAACCATGAAAAAAACCCATGGAGGCTATTTCATCATCAACCTGATGGTCATTGTGAGACCCATTTTGTAGTCCGTGTGATAATCAACCCTTTCTTTCTATGGATCAATCCAGAAAGAGGGGGTTGAGTAGGAGTACATCCATGACATTTCATTGAAATCATTTACTGATGAACGAATGCTGATCAAGTTTACTTGTTTTCACTTGACCCAAAGCGTACAGTTACCGTTGATACTGCTTGTATCCATCAAAATCCACATATATGGAAGGAGAATTTCGCCATCGAATGATGCCATTTGCGCTTTTTAGTACCATGTTGAATACCGTCTGGGACGTATCAAGTGTGATCGGATTATTAGAATTTATCATTCAACTTCGTAGGATAGCTATTTTTCAAAAAATAAGAATATGTATCTATGAAATCCCTGAAGCAATCATCCCTCTACTGGGTATGTTGGTATGGTCTTCACTCAATCATCCATTGAGTTTCATTCTCTACCCCGTGTATATGATATTTATAGCACAATTGCTACAATCATCGAAAAGAATCGCTCCGGCCGTACTGGTTGCATTTGTCTTACAATGGATCGGAATCGCTTGGTTGACCCCGATTCATCACGATGTACGCTATGTTGTTTTGTTGCTTTCTGTACCAATGATCGCGTTTGTTATGCCCTTTCTCGCATTGTCGCCCGCCTGGGCATGGTTCTTCTTGTTTGTTCTTCAAACGATGCATGCGATTCTCACGGCCAATCCCATGGAATGGATCCATGAAATCCAAGGAGTGGTAGCGGCTGTACTTTTTTTACTGTATATCAAGGAGCGCAGTGATCGTGAAATCTCGTTACATGAACGCAATATTGATCCACTTACAGGTGCTTTAAATCGGCGTGGATGTGAACAATGGAGTAAATCTTTACGCCATGCACAAGCTGCTTGTATTTTGATTGATCTGGATGATTTTAAATTTGTCAATGATACTTTTGGTCATGATATCGGAGACTTGATCTTACAAGAAGCAGTGCAACGATTAAAAGGGGCCATTCGCGATAAGGATGCGATCGTAAGATGGGGAGGAGATGAGTTTTTAGTCCTCATTGTTGAACCCATGGTTGAAGGAAGCAAAGAATTAACTGAACTTGTTGAACGTATCCATCTGATCTTAACCCGACATCCGATTTGGGTGGAACGACTAGGTACGCAATTATTTATTCGCGGAAGTGTGGGTGTTGCTACCGGTGAATTAGACCTCGATGTTTTAGTGCGACAAGCCGATCAGGCGTTACTTGACGTCAAACAACATACAAAAAATACGGTCAACTGGTTTTCTACCGAGAAGGATAGTACAGAACATGAACTGCCATCCGAATTCTATACGCGACAACATCTTCATTTGGCAAAACAAGCACTGGCAACATACATGGCTGATAGTCCCCTTAGTGTCATTCTCCTTGATCGTGCGGGAGCCTTACTTGAAGTCAATGCTGCCTACGAAAAATTAACTGGGTATTCTCGTAATGAATTATTGGGCAATCAACGTTATTATTTAGAAAAATTAGGGGAATTCCATACCCTACGTAGTCATGAAGGACAGGACAGTGACACTGCTCAACACAAGTGGTCAGCAGCCTTATTGCACCCCAATCTACATGGCCATCCGCAACGGGTGCAAAGTTATGTGCATTCTCTTCAATTGGGTGAAACGATCATCGGTTACTGGATGATCTGTCACCCTAATGAAAGCGCATATGCATCTCATGTGCTATCTCATGCGTTGGATTGGCCTGTTCCCATCGTTATGATTAATGAGGAACGTTGTATGATAGAAGCAAATGCAGCATGGTGTAATTTATATGGCACAACAAAGGAAGATATCTTGGGCCAATCCATCGAGTGTGTCTCAAGTGGATACACGGATAATGAAGTTTATAGAAAGTTACATGACGACCTTGAAACCAGTGGGATCAGTTTTGGAGTATTGATCAATCGACATGTACGTTCCCATGAAGTGATCATGGTTGCTCATACGACATTGCGCATGCCACAAATTGATGGGAGATATCACTACCTTTCCATCCAACAATCACTAGAGTCGCTGGAGGAACAAGCTACTTTATCTATTGGCATGCAAAATACGTATGAGGGAGTTTTCTTAGCGACATTGGCTCGCGTAGCAGAGTGGGATGATCCAGATTTACTGCAACACGTCCATCGCGTTAGTGACTATGTGCGCTGGATTGCTACTCTTGCCGCTGATGAGGGATATATTAGTTTGAGTGATGTGGAGATGTTATCGATTGCTAGTGTAACTCACGATTTAGGTAAAGCTGGTATTTCGGATCTCATTTTGCGTAAACCGGGGAAACTCACGAAAACAGAGTTTGAACAAATTAAACAGCATCCGATGATTGGAAAAGCGATGCTTGATACAGTGATTCAACAACTTGCACTGTTTCACCCTTCTCATTCTCGCGCCTTGGTATATGCGCTAGAAATCAGTCAAACGCATCATGAACATTGGGACGGCAACGGGTATCCGCAAGGGCTTACTGGAGATACCATCCCCATTTCAGGGCGAATCGCAGCCCTTGCTGATGTGACTGATGCATTGCTGAGCAAACGTAGCTATAAGCGCGCATGGTTGGATTACGAAGTCAAAGACTATATCCAGCAACAGCGTGCAAAACAGTTCGATCCAAACTTAGTGGACTTAGTGATTGATCATTGGACGAGCCATCCTCATCGTTTTAGCTACGAAAATAAGTAAGGACAACATAGAAAGGCTTTATCCGAAGATCAAAAGATACTCTATCCATCATAGAGTATCTTTTGATGCTATAGGATTTCATGGACAACGATAGAACATGGTAAGGATGGCTTTCCGTAAGATTCCAGACATAAATGAACACACTCCTACAGCGCTGGACCCATGATCATCCATTACCAGAACAGTTGTATACCCCACACCTGAATGAACGCATACCGACTCTTCATATATTCGGTGATCTGTAACGTTACCTGTCCTCTCATCGTACAATCAATCTACGTTTATATTCCGAAAATAAATGTGTTGTAATTGTATGATTACTGGCATAAATTATGTAGAAAAACCTTGAAAAATGTCGAATAACGGATTAAAATATACGTAGTGGAAAGTGCTAGTTAAGCATTACCCTACATGATATATATTATTCGTTGCAGAGATAAAATAATTGTGTCTCAAGGCAAACCAGTGAAAACACTGGGACGCAAAGCTACGGGTCTACGGGAATCATCCTATGATCGCCGGGTTGCCACTCATATTTTGATTGTGAAAAAGGCGACCCTCTTATACTTAGAGATCGCCTTTTAGTATTTCCTGATTCATTCGTTAATAAGGCATAGAAGGGGGGAAAATAAGTCTAGACATCGTCATTCCCAAACAGAGTAGAAGATCATAATGGAGGTGTACTTTTCATGATGGAAAAAACAAAAGAGTGCTATATGCCCAACCAATACGATGCTTCTCATGTCAAGATACACCAGGTAGTAGCCACTCAAGAAGTATCTGACATCATACAGGAAGGATTCTTAGATGAAAAGAGATTACTGGAAATCATAGATAGTTCCTCGGATATTTTTGCTATTTTTTCAACTGCGTTTGACATCAAGTATATTAGTTCTTCGATACGCCATGTATTAGGTTATCCTTTGGGTGATGGGGAGTTCTCCATATGGGATATCGTACATGCTGATGATGTAGAGAGTTTGCAAGAGAAGATATATGAAGTTCGTCAAGTGCCTGAAACCTATGTAAGCATGGATGTACGTATAAAGCATCAACATGGAGAATGGTGTCATTATGCCATGACATTAAAACAGTTACGTGATGAACCTGAGATGATCATCGCTACGTTACGTGATGTAACCGATATTCAACGTATAAAAGATTTGATGATGCATCAATCGTACTATGATGACATAACGAAACTTCCTAATAGGAGAAAGTTTATAGAAGACTTACAACTTATGGTTCATCATGTTAAAGAGAACAAGGTAAATATGGCAGTGATGCGATTGGATATCGATGACTTCAAGAAAATCAATGACACGTTAGGCCATGGTATTGGAGATCAGTTATTACAGGCATTGACTCATCAACTACGTTATGTTGTTTCTCATGACGTGTACTTTTATCGGTTAAGCGGAGATGAATTTTCATTTATTTTACTGGACTATACGCATGCAACCTTTGTAGTAGACATGGCGGATAAAATTTGCGAAATATTTAAATTATCATTCCAGGTTGATGAGTTCAATCTGTTTGTTACCGCTAGTATTGGCATCTCTCTCTATCCAGAGGATGGACTCGATGGCGAAACATTATTTCAACATGCAGGAATGGCACTCTCTCGAACCAAAGATACCCATAAAAATACGTATCATTTTTATACAGCTTCCTTAAATACACAAGCGTATAAACGTTTTTTTCTTTCGAATGACTTCCGAACGGCCATGCAAAAAAACCAATTTGTTCTCTATTATCAACCTCGTGTCGATGGACAAAATGGTCAGATTGTTGGAGCAGAAGCATTGATTCGTTGGGAGCACGAAGAATGGGGACTTGTCTCCCCTGACGACTTCATATCTATTGCGGAAGAAAATGGACTCATCACGCGCCTTGGCGAATGGGTATTGAAAAGTGCCTGTATCCAATTAAAAGAATGGTTGGATAAGGGAATTCACCTACAACTATCTGTCAATGTTTCTATTCATCAATTTTTACATAGTGATATTGTGGAAACGATGAAGCACATTGTACAAGAAACGAAGGTTGATCCGCATTTTTTGGAAATTGAAATTACAGAGTCCAGTCTATTGCCAAGTGGACTCGTTGTGAGTCGTGCTGTGAAGGAATTACGCGCAATGGGAATTCAAGTACTTTTTGATGATTTTGGAACTGGGTACTCATCATTAAGTTGGTTACATCAAGTAGAACTAGATGGATTAAAAATTGATAAGTCTTTTATTCAAAAAATATCAGACCACTCGACAACGTTAGAGATTGTTCGCTCCATTATTACACTTGCCCATGAGTTACATCTTCGTGTTATTGCAGAAGGTGTTGAGTCATCTCATGAATGGGACCTCTTGCGAAAGGAACAATGCGATGAAATTCAAGGATATCTATTTAGTCGACCCTTACCTGCGGATCAATTCGATCAGTTTGTCATTCATGAAGGGATAAGAGTACAAGAAGTCAATGATGGTAAGGTAAATCAAAGACAATATTTTAGAGTCGCTCCCCTACATCCCATCATAGGATCGATGACCATAGACTCGATTAGAGGACGTGTGCTGCATATTGGTTATACAGAAGTGTTAATTCATGATATTGGAGCAGGGGGATTATCTTTCATCTCCAATGTACGTTTCGCATCGATGAGCGAGGTTGTCCTTAGGTTTAAGGTTTGGGTGTTGAATCAGTGCATGGAATGGAGTGGTAAAATTGCATGGAGCAATGAATTACCTGGTACCATTTTTACGTATGGCATTCAATTTATGATGTCTGAAAAAAATCAGAAAAAGTTAATGCAAGATGTACATGAATTAGCTATTCAATTACAAACGAGTAGTGAGCGAATGGGTGACATGAGATTTTTCACTGAAAATATCGATTCATTTTTTATATCGTAAGTGAAAGCGAGTAACCTATCGTTGATTAGTTAGTTGTTTTTTACGAAAATGGCTTTTGAAGATAAAAAACTTCGCGCAAAGCGCAGTGCGGACTTGGCTATGTATCATGAAAATCAAAAAGAACTGCTGCTTTCTTCGCACGGTATCTTCTACGGATGTTTCGATAACTTTAAATTGCTGATGGGACCTCAGCTTCCATTACTCGCAGAAATCAAGCTGTCTTCTTCGAAGTAAAACAGTTCCATCATAGGTGAGGTCAATCAACAACCAGAATATAACGGCACACGCGTAGTACATTTAATTAGTGAGGAACGATCATGGATTCTTACTGAACACCCAACCAAATGAGAGGAGCAATCTCATGCGTATCATGATAGTAGATGATTCCGCGTTCATGCGATCCATGATTCGAAATGTTGTCGTTGCAAAGGGAGGGATAGTGGTCGGCGAAGCTACCGATGGTCTTGAAGTAATCAGCACCTATGCAGAGTGTTCCCCAGATCTTGTAACCATGGATATTACGATGCGAAACATGGGAGGATTGGACGCACTCAGGGAATTGATCACAGTCTACCCCGATGCTCGTATTATCATGGTATCTGCTATCGGACAACCATCCGATATGATTGAGGCCATTCGGTCTGGTGCGGTTGGGTATGTATGGTATTAAGTCAATATGGTGGACACCCCGAACAAAGAATATCAAAACAGTCTGATACATCGTTTTATTATGCTAGCTAGCTTTCTGGTTCACATTATTGCAATACATTGATTGGAATTGTACAGGGGTCTTATATCCAATCGACGAATGAATCCGCAACCTGTTGTACCAAATCTCGATGTACTCCCAAATGTCTTTATGCGCCCGTTTGCGCGTTTTGTACGTCTCTACATGGATGAGCTCACGTTTAATGACGCTGTGAAATGATTCAATGCAAGCGTTGTCGTAACCGTTTCCCTTGCGGCTCATGCTGCCTTTCATCTTGTACTTTTTTAGCCGTGCTTGGTACTCATT carries:
- a CDS encoding response regulator, translating into MARILVVDDAAFMRMMVKTMVEKGGHQVVAEAQNGEEAISLYQQHKPDLVTMDITMPEMDGIEAVKRIKGQDAQAKVIMCSAMGQQQMVIEAIQGGASDFVVKPFQETRLIEAIQKVLAK
- a CDS encoding chemotaxis protein CheX, yielding MDNQQIFHLINGAIETVNEVIPVPLTRQQARRVASPLQQHDLGVLVSFLGDIKGQLIYMFSNEYAKQFSKEMFEMELEGDMLDSFVGELGNMLSGNWATRISATVRVEIAPPVVLKGSTQLSTTASAFLVPFLGPYGEFQMYVLVDS
- a CDS encoding methyl-accepting chemotaxis protein, which produces MWTVARKLTIAWILLAVVVLIGSSVTLHMSQETKANIEKLKNQQLQLLNISNNGFIGFLNMDDQSNMLVGLEGTKFSGTLYTQTLQQIVQGESQLNQSLHDMAELPYLTTNEQHLIHEAMTAASGYEHYWHIVHQNNQTDHALAATTMYVTNSNVSNLLTTDLQTISSLAQNNISKFVQMTINESVMVTDLAELLLIITVLASVGSLVYIRLLVRPIAYLSEEANLMGKGDFSDRPQKFKRKDDLGLLSTNLHTMASEMRQMIRGIQDTAMQLTASSQEFTASAQETAKAVEESTIHVQKVAEGANEQQLQAEAALQKSLATAHEMVTMATITDTLAKESLDHVDKANVGKHNADIAAHQMRTIRDEVAAIAVTMTQLETDASTIMSTMDVIQDIAEQTNLLALNAAIEAARAGDAGRGFSVVAEEVRKLADQSRKAAQSIHTLILAVNERVTKTTAAVRSADEHVILCTNVVEESSMAFHTFSTTANEQAHEAQEGGKKANSLRMLSDESTEAVKSIAHIAKHTSITVSEIASHAEEQLATMEEVTAGAESLSHLAETLQGMIEQFIV
- a CDS encoding diguanylate cyclase domain-containing protein → MMPFALFSTMLNTVWDVSSVIGLLEFIIQLRRIAIFQKIRICIYEIPEAIIPLLGMLVWSSLNHPLSFILYPVYMIFIAQLLQSSKRIAPAVLVAFVLQWIGIAWLTPIHHDVRYVVLLLSVPMIAFVMPFLALSPAWAWFFLFVLQTMHAILTANPMEWIHEIQGVVAAVLFLLYIKERSDREISLHERNIDPLTGALNRRGCEQWSKSLRHAQAACILIDLDDFKFVNDTFGHDIGDLILQEAVQRLKGAIRDKDAIVRWGGDEFLVLIVEPMVEGSKELTELVERIHLILTRHPIWVERLGTQLFIRGSVGVATGELDLDVLVRQADQALLDVKQHTKNTVNWFSTEKDSTEHELPSEFYTRQHLHLAKQALATYMADSPLSVILLDRAGALLEVNAAYEKLTGYSRNELLGNQRYYLEKLGEFHTLRSHEGQDSDTAQHKWSAALLHPNLHGHPQRVQSYVHSLQLGETIIGYWMICHPNESAYASHVLSHALDWPVPIVMINEERCMIEANAAWCNLYGTTKEDILGQSIECVSSGYTDNEVYRKLHDDLETSGISFGVLINRHVRSHEVIMVAHTTLRMPQIDGRYHYLSIQQSLESLEEQATLSIGMQNTYEGVFLATLARVAEWDDPDLLQHVHRVSDYVRWIATLAADEGYISLSDVEMLSIASVTHDLGKAGISDLILRKPGKLTKTEFEQIKQHPMIGKAMLDTVIQQLALFHPSHSRALVYALEISQTHHEHWDGNGYPQGLTGDTIPISGRIAALADVTDALLSKRSYKRAWLDYEVKDYIQQQRAKQFDPNLVDLVIDHWTSHPHRFSYENK
- a CDS encoding putative bifunctional diguanylate cyclase/phosphodiesterase, with protein sequence MMEKTKECYMPNQYDASHVKIHQVVATQEVSDIIQEGFLDEKRLLEIIDSSSDIFAIFSTAFDIKYISSSIRHVLGYPLGDGEFSIWDIVHADDVESLQEKIYEVRQVPETYVSMDVRIKHQHGEWCHYAMTLKQLRDEPEMIIATLRDVTDIQRIKDLMMHQSYYDDITKLPNRRKFIEDLQLMVHHVKENKVNMAVMRLDIDDFKKINDTLGHGIGDQLLQALTHQLRYVVSHDVYFYRLSGDEFSFILLDYTHATFVVDMADKICEIFKLSFQVDEFNLFVTASIGISLYPEDGLDGETLFQHAGMALSRTKDTHKNTYHFYTASLNTQAYKRFFLSNDFRTAMQKNQFVLYYQPRVDGQNGQIVGAEALIRWEHEEWGLVSPDDFISIAEENGLITRLGEWVLKSACIQLKEWLDKGIHLQLSVNVSIHQFLHSDIVETMKHIVQETKVDPHFLEIEITESSLLPSGLVVSRAVKELRAMGIQVLFDDFGTGYSSLSWLHQVELDGLKIDKSFIQKISDHSTTLEIVRSIITLAHELHLRVIAEGVESSHEWDLLRKEQCDEIQGYLFSRPLPADQFDQFVIHEGIRVQEVNDGKVNQRQYFRVAPLHPIIGSMTIDSIRGRVLHIGYTEVLIHDIGAGGLSFISNVRFASMSEVVLRFKVWVLNQCMEWSGKIAWSNELPGTIFTYGIQFMMSEKNQKKLMQDVHELAIQLQTSSERMGDMRFFTENIDSFFIS
- a CDS encoding response regulator is translated as MRIMIVDDSAFMRSMIRNVVVAKGGIVVGEATDGLEVISTYAECSPDLVTMDITMRNMGGLDALRELITVYPDARIIMVSAIGQPSDMIEAIRSGAVGYVWY